A stretch of Vannielia litorea DNA encodes these proteins:
- a CDS encoding GntR family transcriptional regulator, giving the protein MTNSDLATRISTRLARDILTGTVEPGTHVATQQIADRYQVSRTPVRDALVALADKGLLQHRANRGYFVPEDIPEDLAQQIAARDAEEPDVYQTFAEDWLKNRLPEIVTEQSLRQRYDLTKSRLNDMMARAAREGWAERKEGYGWRLLPVAKTSDAFEQIYRFRLAIEPVALLEPGFQVDRKVLEEHRRIQEWMLEVDVTRTPPEQLLANGAAFHEALITMSNNPFFVSALERVNRMRRLMEYRARVDQERLQVQCSDHLEIIDLVERGEIVEASYFMRRHLSGALRRKSPVARNWSDEANAERADTVKN; this is encoded by the coding sequence ATGACCAACAGCGATCTTGCGACGCGCATTTCCACCCGGCTGGCCCGGGATATCCTCACTGGTACGGTCGAGCCCGGCACCCACGTGGCAACCCAGCAAATCGCCGACCGCTACCAGGTGTCGCGCACCCCGGTGCGAGACGCGCTTGTCGCGCTGGCGGACAAGGGGCTTTTGCAGCACCGGGCCAACCGTGGCTACTTTGTCCCCGAGGACATCCCCGAAGATCTGGCGCAACAGATTGCCGCAAGGGACGCCGAAGAACCTGATGTTTATCAGACCTTTGCAGAGGATTGGCTCAAGAACCGCCTGCCCGAGATCGTGACCGAACAAAGCCTGCGCCAACGCTACGACCTGACGAAATCACGGCTCAACGACATGATGGCCCGCGCCGCCCGCGAAGGCTGGGCCGAGCGCAAGGAGGGCTATGGCTGGCGGCTTTTGCCCGTCGCCAAGACCTCGGACGCCTTTGAACAGATCTACCGCTTCCGCCTGGCCATCGAGCCCGTCGCCCTGCTGGAACCCGGCTTTCAGGTCGACCGCAAGGTGCTGGAGGAACACCGCCGGATCCAGGAGTGGATGCTTGAGGTCGATGTCACCCGCACCCCACCCGAGCAGCTTCTGGCCAATGGCGCCGCCTTTCACGAGGCGCTGATCACCATGTCCAACAATCCGTTTTTTGTCAGCGCCCTGGAGCGCGTCAACCGAATGCGCCGCCTGATGGAATACCGCGCGCGCGTCGACCAGGAACGCCTTCAGGTGCAATGCAGCGATCACCTTGAAATCATTGACCTTGTCGAACGGGGCGAGATCGTCGAAGCCTCCTACTTCATGCGCCGCCACCTCTCGGGCGCGCTCCGCAGAAAAAGCCCTGTTGCACGAAACTGGTCCGACGAAGCCAACGCAGAACGCGCCGATACCGTAAAGAATTGA
- a CDS encoding transporter substrate-binding domain-containing protein has translation MISTDELKSQYAPHGTLRVALNHGNRILVGRDANSAPVGISVDLARTLADTLDLPLEFVEFDRAVDVSSSATEDTWDVCFLAVDPKRAETIDFTAPYVRIEGRYLAAPSCDAADATALVQSGLPVGTVKGSAYTLTLERKPGAEHLKVYEDIHAMLAALDAGEVAAAAGIGSVMEAEGEGRPGSRALSPPFMEIRQAMAIVKGRPLAAAHLKDFVAQLAREGKVGDILERHGVARSCAMTV, from the coding sequence ATGATCTCCACTGATGAGCTAAAAAGCCAATATGCACCACACGGCACGCTTCGTGTCGCGCTCAATCACGGCAACAGGATCCTTGTGGGCCGCGATGCCAATTCCGCCCCTGTCGGGATTTCCGTCGATCTTGCCCGAACGCTGGCCGACACGCTCGACCTGCCGCTTGAGTTCGTCGAATTTGACCGCGCGGTCGATGTCTCATCCAGTGCGACAGAGGATACCTGGGACGTCTGCTTTCTTGCCGTCGATCCGAAACGCGCCGAGACCATCGATTTCACCGCGCCTTACGTTCGCATCGAAGGCCGCTACCTTGCTGCGCCGAGTTGCGACGCCGCGGATGCTACGGCTTTGGTACAGAGCGGCTTGCCCGTCGGCACCGTGAAGGGATCGGCCTATACCCTGACGTTGGAACGCAAGCCGGGCGCGGAGCATTTGAAGGTATACGAAGACATCCACGCCATGCTGGCCGCCTTGGACGCTGGCGAAGTGGCCGCCGCCGCCGGCATCGGCAGCGTGATGGAGGCCGAAGGCGAGGGCAGACCGGGATCGCGCGCGCTTTCGCCGCCGTTCATGGAAATTCGGCAGGCGATGGCCATTGTCAAAGGCCGCCCGCTGGCCGCGGCACATCTGAAAGATTTTGTCGCACAACTGGCGCGCGAAGGCAAAGTCGGTGACATCCTGGAACGCCACGGCGTTGCGCGTTCTTGCGCGATGACCGTGTGA
- a CDS encoding IS3 family transposase (programmed frameshift) produces the protein MRKSRFSEEQIVGILKEHQAGIGAKELCRKHGISDGTFYKWRSKYGGMEVSDARRLKALEAENAKLKKMLAEQMLDVATLKEMLEKELLRPGSRRRAVDWAMTEKNYNQRRACALAGIDPRVYRRRSTRPTDAELRTRLKELSGERRRFGYRRLHLLLRREGWHVNWKKLYRLYREEGLTVLRRGGRKRAIGTRAPMAIPQGLNQRWSLDFVSESLSDGRRFRVLCVIDDFSRECLATVVDTSLSGHRVARELDRIAEIRGHPCMVVSDNGTELTSNAILKWQEDRKVEWHYIAPGKPMQNGFVESLNGRLRDECLNEHLFANLHHARELISARRDDYNHHRPHTSLDGLTPWEYHQRSVEDQTLNRAN, from the exons ATGCGTAAGAGCCGATTCAGCGAAGAGCAGATCGTTGGCATACTGAAGGAGCACCAGGCCGGGATAGGAGCCAAGGAGCTCTGCCGGAAGCACGGCATCAGCGATGGCACGTTTTACAAGTGGCGCTCGAAGTATGGCGGCATGGAGGTGTCGGACGCCAGGCGGCTGAAGGCGCTGGAAGCTGAGAACGCGAAGCTGAAGAAGATGTTGGCCGAACAAATGCTCGATGTCGCGACGCTGAAGGAGATGTTGGA GAAAGAACTTCTGAGGCCCGGTTCGAGGCGGCGTGCCGTGGACTGGGCCATGACAGAGAAGAACTATAACCAGCGGCGAGCCTGCGCCCTGGCCGGAATTGATCCGCGCGTCTATCGGCGACGGTCAACCAGGCCGACGGATGCCGAGTTGCGAACAAGGCTGAAGGAGCTGTCCGGAGAACGGCGGCGGTTTGGCTATCGAAGGCTGCACCTCTTGCTCCGGCGCGAAGGCTGGCATGTGAACTGGAAGAAGCTCTACCGGCTCTACCGGGAAGAGGGCCTGACAGTGCTCAGGCGTGGCGGCCGCAAGCGCGCGATTGGAACGAGGGCCCCCATGGCGATCCCGCAAGGGCTCAATCAAAGATGGTCGCTGGACTTCGTGTCTGAAAGCCTCTCGGACGGGCGCCGGTTCCGGGTGCTGTGCGTCATCGACGACTTCAGCCGGGAATGCCTGGCGACCGTCGTCGACACCTCGCTCTCCGGTCACCGCGTCGCCCGAGAACTGGATCGGATCGCCGAGATTAGAGGCCATCCCTGCATGGTGGTCAGCGACAACGGAACCGAGCTGACCTCGAATGCCATTCTGAAATGGCAGGAGGACCGTAAGGTCGAGTGGCATTACATCGCGCCAGGAAAGCCCATGCAGAATGGCTTCGTCGAGAGCCTAAATGGACGTCTCCGTGACGAGTGCCTGAATGAACACCTGTTCGCCAACCTGCACCACGCCCGGGAACTTATCTCGGCCCGGCGCGACGACTACAATCACCATCGCCCACATACGAGCCTCGACGGGCTCACCCCGTGGGAGTATCACCAACGGTCAGTAGAGGACCAAACCCTGAACAGAGCGAACTAA
- a CDS encoding amidohydrolase gives MLTNLDMKELVGFRRDLHRYPELSGEEAETARKIANELRVLPASRVMTGLGGHGVAAIFDSGVDGPTVLFRAELDALPIEEHNDIAWRSLAPGKSHVCGHDGHMTMLLALGRLISRRPVARGRVVLMFQPAEEDGSGARAVVSDPAFKGIQPDWAFAIHVEPGRPFGYVATCPGLINCASMGLRISLFGKTAHAADPGDGLSPARAIARLIPALEALGKDGPLDDDFRLVTITHVRVGEPTFGVAPGEAEIYATLRTAGDAKMQGLEAAARNLASSVAREAGLRAAFDIHDNFAASINDPDAYNVAATAMESLGVPHGDTGVPMRASEDFGVFGWNAKAAMLCLGPGEEYPALHNPDYDFPDDLIPIGSAIFERIARNLLGSA, from the coding sequence ATGCTTACGAATTTGGACATGAAGGAGCTCGTCGGCTTCCGTCGCGACCTGCACCGCTATCCGGAATTGTCAGGAGAGGAAGCGGAGACAGCCAGAAAGATCGCGAACGAGCTACGAGTTTTGCCCGCATCTCGTGTTATGACGGGGTTGGGCGGGCATGGTGTGGCAGCTATCTTCGACAGTGGCGTAGATGGACCGACCGTCCTTTTTCGCGCTGAACTCGACGCGCTGCCCATCGAGGAGCACAATGATATCGCCTGGCGTTCGTTGGCCCCGGGGAAGAGCCATGTTTGCGGTCACGATGGGCATATGACAATGTTATTGGCTCTGGGGCGTTTAATATCGCGCCGACCTGTCGCGCGCGGGCGTGTCGTCCTCATGTTCCAGCCCGCCGAGGAAGACGGAAGCGGTGCCAGAGCGGTGGTCTCCGATCCTGCGTTTAAGGGCATCCAACCGGATTGGGCTTTCGCCATTCACGTCGAGCCGGGACGTCCGTTTGGGTATGTCGCGACGTGTCCCGGCCTGATCAACTGCGCCTCGATGGGACTCAGGATTAGCTTGTTCGGCAAGACCGCCCATGCAGCAGACCCTGGAGATGGCCTCTCCCCGGCGCGGGCCATTGCAAGGCTGATTCCGGCCCTGGAGGCGCTCGGGAAAGACGGACCACTGGACGATGACTTTCGGCTGGTAACGATCACCCATGTGAGAGTGGGGGAACCCACCTTCGGCGTAGCGCCCGGGGAGGCCGAGATATACGCGACACTTCGGACCGCAGGTGATGCGAAGATGCAGGGGTTGGAGGCCGCGGCTCGCAATCTTGCCAGTTCGGTGGCACGGGAGGCCGGGCTCAGGGCGGCATTCGACATCCATGACAACTTTGCGGCTTCCATAAACGATCCCGATGCCTACAACGTGGCGGCGACCGCCATGGAATCACTCGGTGTCCCCCATGGTGATACGGGGGTCCCCATGCGCGCTTCCGAGGATTTCGGAGTATTCGGCTGGAACGCGAAGGCAGCCATGCTGTGTCTGGGGCCCGGGGAAGAGTATCCCGCGCTCCACAATCCGGATTATGACTTCCCCGATGACCTGATCCCAATCGGCAGCGCGATCTTCGAGCGCATCGCGCGCAACTTACTGGGAAGCGCATAG
- a CDS encoding LysR substrate-binding domain-containing protein — protein MLSEANLPSLNGLRAFSAAGRHLSFRAAAEELGVTQGAVAQQVRGLEDHLGLRLFLREPRGLSFTEEGRSYHAAVSRAFSQLMDATGALLDTPSRVTISVTPTFASKWLIPRLAEFTEAHPGIDLRITATERVMSFHADGVDLAVRQGRPPFGASLCAELLFPQEIIAVCSPHLVAPEVPIDAAALSRLTLLHDAHDLWPQFLEIAFGAMPTAPRGLHFSQTTLSLDAALAGQGVALASRFLVQRDLDAGRLVRAVQAALEGDQDFYALLPRQGASEAALRVMEWLKRMAREEIRQG, from the coding sequence GTGTTGAGCGAAGCCAACCTGCCGTCCTTGAACGGCCTTCGTGCTTTCTCGGCAGCCGGCAGGCACCTGTCCTTTCGCGCAGCGGCGGAGGAACTGGGCGTGACGCAGGGCGCCGTGGCGCAGCAGGTGCGTGGGCTTGAGGACCATCTCGGCCTGCGCCTGTTTCTGCGCGAGCCGCGGGGGCTCAGTTTTACAGAAGAGGGGCGGAGCTACCATGCCGCGGTCTCCCGGGCGTTCTCCCAGCTTATGGACGCAACTGGCGCGCTTCTGGACACGCCCTCGCGCGTGACGATCAGCGTGACCCCGACCTTCGCTTCAAAATGGCTTATCCCGAGGCTCGCCGAGTTCACCGAGGCCCACCCGGGAATCGACCTCCGGATCACCGCGACCGAGCGGGTCATGAGCTTTCACGCCGACGGCGTCGACCTCGCGGTGCGTCAGGGGCGCCCGCCGTTCGGGGCAAGCCTGTGCGCCGAGTTGCTGTTCCCACAGGAGATCATTGCGGTGTGCTCGCCGCATCTTGTGGCCCCGGAAGTCCCCATCGACGCGGCCGCGCTGTCCCGCCTGACCCTGCTGCACGATGCGCATGATCTTTGGCCGCAGTTCCTTGAAATCGCCTTTGGAGCGATGCCCACAGCGCCACGCGGCCTGCACTTCAGCCAGACGACCCTGAGCCTCGATGCGGCCTTGGCCGGTCAGGGTGTCGCCCTGGCCAGCCGCTTCCTCGTGCAGCGTGACCTTGATGCCGGCCGCCTGGTGCGTGCTGTTCAAGCCGCACTGGAGGGTGATCAGGACTTCTACGCCCTCCTGCCGCGTCAGGGCGCATCCGAGGCGGCACTTCGCGTGATGGAGTGGCTGAAAAGGATGGCTCGCGAGGAAATTCGGCAGGGATGA
- a CDS encoding SDR family oxidoreductase, translating to MAVEKVALITAGGSGMGAGAARRLATDGFKVGVLSSSGKGEALGQELGGFGVTGSNRSVEDLTRLVEGAMDRWGRIDVLVNSAGHGPKGDILEITDEDWHDGLDVYLMNVIRPTRLVTPIMEAQGGGAIINISTFAVFEPDSLFPTSGVFRAGLAGFAKLYADKYAAQNIRMNNVLPGFIDSLPETEDRRARIPMGRYGREEEVSSLISWLASDGGYVTGQNWRIDGGLTRGV from the coding sequence ATGGCAGTAGAAAAAGTAGCTTTGATCACGGCGGGCGGCAGCGGCATGGGTGCTGGAGCGGCGCGGCGGCTGGCAACCGATGGCTTCAAGGTCGGGGTGCTGTCCTCCTCGGGCAAGGGCGAGGCCTTGGGGCAAGAGCTCGGCGGCTTCGGGGTCACCGGTTCCAACCGCTCGGTCGAGGATCTGACGCGACTGGTCGAGGGCGCGATGGACCGCTGGGGGCGGATCGACGTGCTGGTGAACTCGGCCGGGCATGGCCCCAAGGGCGACATCCTGGAGATCACCGACGAGGACTGGCACGACGGGCTCGACGTCTACCTGATGAACGTCATCCGCCCCACAAGGCTGGTCACGCCGATCATGGAAGCGCAGGGCGGCGGCGCGATCATCAACATCTCGACCTTCGCGGTGTTCGAGCCCGATTCGCTGTTCCCGACGTCAGGTGTCTTTCGGGCCGGACTCGCCGGTTTCGCCAAGCTTTATGCCGATAAATACGCGGCGCAGAACATTCGCATGAACAACGTGCTGCCCGGCTTCATCGATAGCCTGCCCGAGACCGAGGACCGGCGCGCCCGCATTCCCATGGGCCGCTACGGGCGCGAGGAGGAGGTATCATCGCTGATCAGCTGGCTTGCTTCCGACGGCGGCTATGTCACCGGGCAGAACTGGCGGATCGACGGGGGGCTGACGCGTGGCGTTTGA
- a CDS encoding DUF6552 family protein has protein sequence MAFETVNLPGRDRAAFAVKWAASVIQILGYSGTAFGWTPWNLYLFVVGVLGWLIVGVLWNDRAIILIHFVALGAMLAGMART, from the coding sequence GTGGCGTTTGAAACGGTTAACCTGCCGGGCCGTGACCGCGCAGCCTTCGCCGTGAAATGGGCAGCCTCTGTCATCCAGATCCTTGGCTATTCCGGTACTGCCTTTGGCTGGACGCCGTGGAACCTTTACCTCTTCGTCGTCGGGGTTCTCGGCTGGCTGATCGTTGGGGTGCTCTGGAACGACCGGGCGATCATTTTGATCCACTTTGTCGCTCTCGGCGCGATGCTCGCGGGCATGGCGCGCACGTGA
- a CDS encoding glycoside hydrolase family 25 protein codes for MKHEDSRRLIVRTVKSGAPVLAALLALILAGCGNPQLDGPPAGPTMPRMAEGEKATQLHVSASAAPGIPRGFGDVKPHEWSGISPASYSVHGIDASRYQGEIDFFAARQSGIRFAWLKATEGGDHLDPAYAVNAPRARAAGVPVGAYHFYYFCRTPEEQAAWFIQNVGRVAGDLPPVLDMEWNHQSRTCSARPGAAEVRDQIDRFTAIVGRHYGTRPVVYTTPDFYRDNDLGQMRNQEFWLRAVTKHPSEGYPEERWSFWQYSGTGIVPGVAGKVDLNAFGGGLESWQNWLVARRQ; via the coding sequence ATGAAGCATGAAGACAGCAGGAGACTGATCGTGCGGACAGTGAAATCTGGCGCCCCGGTTCTGGCGGCGCTGCTTGCGTTGATATTGGCAGGCTGCGGCAACCCCCAGCTCGACGGGCCCCCGGCAGGCCCCACCATGCCGCGCATGGCCGAGGGCGAGAAGGCCACCCAGCTCCACGTCAGCGCCAGCGCCGCACCGGGCATCCCGCGCGGCTTCGGCGATGTGAAACCGCATGAGTGGTCGGGCATCAGCCCGGCGAGCTACTCGGTGCACGGCATCGACGCCTCGCGCTACCAGGGCGAGATCGACTTTTTCGCCGCCCGCCAGTCGGGCATCCGCTTTGCCTGGCTGAAGGCCACCGAGGGCGGCGACCACCTCGACCCCGCCTATGCGGTCAACGCGCCGCGCGCCCGTGCCGCCGGCGTGCCGGTGGGGGCCTATCACTTCTACTATTTCTGCCGCACCCCCGAGGAGCAGGCGGCCTGGTTCATCCAGAACGTGGGCCGGGTGGCGGGTGACCTGCCGCCGGTGCTCGACATGGAGTGGAACCACCAGTCCCGCACCTGTTCGGCCCGCCCCGGCGCGGCCGAGGTGCGCGACCAGATCGACCGTTTCACCGCCATCGTGGGCCGCCACTATGGCACGCGGCCGGTGGTCTACACCACGCCCGATTTCTACCGCGACAATGACCTCGGGCAGATGCGCAACCAGGAGTTCTGGCTGCGGGCGGTCACCAAGCACCCCTCCGAGGGCTACCCCGAAGAGCGCTGGAGCTTCTGGCAATACTCCGGCACCGGCATCGTGCCCGGCGTGGCCGGCAAGGTCGACCTCAACGCCTTCGGCGGCGGCCTCGAAAGCTGGCAGAACTGGCTCGTGGCGCGGCGTCAGTAG
- a CDS encoding ABC transporter transmembrane domain-containing protein: MAQPPQTNPDDRPGSRRVGALGALAPFFAPYKRMVVAALCALVLTAGVSLVLPMAARRVVDNFGSADVALLDRYFFGAIGIAAVFALGTALRYWLVTRLGERVVADIRKAVFDRMIGMSPAYYEKLMTGEVLSRITTDTTLILSVIGSSASWFLRNILLFVGGLILMFFTTPKLSLMVLGIIPVVIVPILVLGRRLRSLSRENQDWIAASSGNASEALLAVQTVQAFTHEAPSRARFGEVTEKSFDSAKSRITVRAAMTAIIIFVVFCGILGVLWIGARDVRDGVMSAGELVQFVIYAGIMAGAVAALSEIWGELQRAAGATERLIELLVAEDSVTDPAEPLTLEGRARGALGFRDVVFHYPTRPGDAALSGVSFDVQPGETVALVGPSGAGKSTIFQLLLRFYDPASGEITLDGTRLDAMTREALRSQLALVPQDPVIFAATVAENIRFGRPGASQADVEAAARAAAAHEFITELPEGYETYVGERGAMLSGGQKQRIAIARAILRDAPVLLLDEATSALDAESEQLVQKAVEALSAERTTLIVAHRLATVKKADRILVFEKGEVVATGTHDSLVAQGGLYARLARLQFTEGLAAE; this comes from the coding sequence ATGGCGCAGCCCCCCCAGACCAACCCCGACGACCGCCCCGGCTCGCGCCGCGTGGGCGCACTCGGGGCGCTCGCCCCCTTCTTCGCGCCCTACAAGCGCATGGTCGTGGCCGCGCTTTGCGCGTTGGTGCTCACCGCCGGGGTCTCGCTGGTGCTGCCGATGGCGGCCCGCCGTGTGGTCGACAACTTCGGCTCCGCGGACGTGGCCCTGCTCGACCGCTACTTCTTCGGGGCCATCGGCATCGCCGCCGTCTTCGCGCTGGGCACGGCGCTGCGCTACTGGCTGGTCACCCGGCTCGGCGAGCGCGTGGTGGCCGACATCCGCAAGGCGGTGTTCGACCGGATGATCGGCATGTCGCCGGCCTATTACGAAAAGCTGATGACCGGCGAGGTGCTGAGCCGGATCACCACCGACACCACGCTGATCCTCTCGGTGATCGGCTCCTCGGCCAGCTGGTTCCTGCGCAACATCCTGCTCTTCGTCGGCGGGCTGATCCTGATGTTCTTCACCACGCCCAAGCTCTCGCTGATGGTGCTGGGGATCATCCCGGTGGTGATCGTGCCGATCCTGGTGCTGGGCCGCCGCCTGCGCAGCCTGTCGCGCGAGAACCAGGACTGGATCGCCGCCTCCTCCGGCAATGCCTCCGAGGCGCTGCTGGCGGTGCAGACGGTTCAGGCCTTCACCCATGAGGCGCCCTCCCGCGCCCGCTTCGGCGAGGTGACCGAAAAGAGCTTCGACAGCGCCAAGAGCCGCATCACCGTGCGGGCGGCGATGACGGCGATCATCATCTTCGTGGTCTTCTGCGGCATCCTCGGCGTGCTCTGGATCGGCGCGCGCGACGTGCGCGACGGGGTGATGAGCGCGGGAGAGCTGGTGCAGTTCGTCATCTACGCGGGCATCATGGCGGGCGCCGTGGCCGCGCTCTCGGAGATCTGGGGCGAGCTGCAGCGCGCCGCGGGGGCCACCGAACGGCTGATCGAGCTGCTGGTGGCCGAGGATTCGGTGACCGACCCGGCCGAGCCGCTCACGCTCGAGGGCCGCGCGCGCGGGGCTCTCGGTTTCCGCGACGTGGTCTTTCATTATCCCACCCGCCCGGGCGACGCCGCGCTCTCCGGCGTCAGCTTCGATGTGCAGCCGGGCGAGACCGTGGCGCTCGTCGGCCCCTCCGGCGCCGGCAAGTCCACCATCTTCCAGCTGCTCCTGCGCTTCTACGACCCGGCCTCCGGCGAGATCACCCTCGACGGCACGCGGCTCGACGCCATGACCCGCGAGGCGCTGCGCTCCCAGCTCGCCCTGGTGCCGCAGGATCCGGTGATCTTTGCCGCCACGGTCGCCGAGAACATCCGTTTCGGTCGCCCCGGCGCCAGCCAGGCCGATGTCGAGGCCGCCGCCCGTGCCGCCGCCGCGCATGAGTTCATCACCGAGCTGCCCGAAGGCTACGAGACTTACGTGGGCGAGCGCGGCGCCATGCTCTCGGGCGGCCAGAAACAGCGCATCGCCATCGCCCGCGCGATCCTGCGCGACGCCCCCGTGCTGCTGCTCGACGAGGCCACTTCGGCGCTCGATGCCGAGAGCGAGCAGCTGGTGCAGAAGGCGGTCGAGGCGCTCTCCGCCGAGCGGACGACGCTGATCGTGGCCCACCGGCTCGCCACGGTCAAAAAGGCCGACCGTATCCTGGTGTTCGAGAAGGGCGAGGTGGTGGCGACCGGCACCCACGACAGCCTGGTGGCCCAGGGCGGCCTCTACGCCCGGCTGGCCCGGCTGCAGTTTACCGAAGGCCTGGCGGCAGAGTGA